The following proteins come from a genomic window of Pseudomonas syringae:
- a CDS encoding DUF2878 domain-containing protein: MLKTIANALLFQIGWFACVLGGNSYWLLIALGVLVIHFVWISSWAAEGRLVITVTLIGALIDSLLMTLGVFDFGVSGYLLPLWLALLWAVMATTLNHCLAWTARPLWRAAVLGAIGGPMSYYAGSQLAQVHLPLGMWPSMLLLGLVWAGVFPLLQWLAGRTTRPSA; the protein is encoded by the coding sequence ATGCTTAAAACCATCGCCAACGCGCTACTTTTTCAGATCGGCTGGTTTGCCTGTGTGCTGGGCGGCAACAGCTATTGGTTGCTGATTGCACTGGGCGTGCTGGTCATCCACTTTGTGTGGATCAGTTCGTGGGCCGCAGAAGGTCGACTGGTGATTACCGTTACGCTGATCGGCGCATTGATCGACAGCCTGCTGATGACTCTGGGCGTGTTCGACTTCGGCGTCAGTGGCTACCTGTTGCCCTTGTGGCTGGCTTTGTTGTGGGCGGTCATGGCCACTACGCTTAATCATTGCCTGGCCTGGACTGCCAGACCGCTGTGGCGTGCAGCCGTTCTTGGCGCTATCGGCGGCCCGATGTCGTACTATGCCGGCTCGCAACTGGCGCAGGTTCACCTTCCACTTGGAATGTGGCCGAGCATGCTGCTGCTGGGGCTGGTCTGGGCAGGTGTTTTCCCCCTGTTGCAATGGCTGGCCGGCCGCACAACGCGCCCTTCAGCCTGA
- a CDS encoding nuclear transport factor 2 family protein, translated as MADFLHSFAQRFAALNKDNLDQVAQLYSEDVSFSDPLHDIHGLPAMQRYFAELYANVRDLHFDFHAFDEVRPGEGYLVWTMSYSHPRLAAGQTIRVEGCSHLKWHEKVYRHRDYFDAGALLYEHLPIMGRVINWLKKRLG; from the coding sequence ATGGCTGACTTCCTGCACAGCTTCGCTCAGCGCTTTGCCGCACTGAACAAGGACAACCTTGATCAGGTTGCCCAGCTGTACAGCGAAGACGTGTCGTTCAGCGACCCGCTGCACGACATTCATGGCCTGCCTGCCATGCAGCGTTATTTCGCCGAGCTGTACGCCAACGTTCGGGATCTGCATTTCGATTTTCACGCCTTCGACGAGGTCCGGCCCGGCGAAGGCTATCTGGTCTGGACCATGAGCTACTCGCACCCACGCCTGGCCGCTGGCCAGACCATCCGGGTCGAAGGCTGTTCGCACCTCAAATGGCATGAAAAGGTTTACCGGCACCGCGACTATTTCGATGCCGGTGCGCTGCTCTACGAACATCTGCCCATCATGGGCCGAGTCATCAATTGGCTGAAGAAGAGGTTGGGATGA
- a CDS encoding DUF1365 domain-containing protein, with protein MNSALYSGWISHRRFSPRSHAFTYRIGLLYLDLDEQEHVFGLSPLAGNGRFAAFSFRERDYLPKLTGRGVPLIEAARELAGKALGHMPLGRVCLLTQARSWGLSFNPVSFFYCHEVDGTLAAILCEVTNTPWGERYSYVLPATGEGHQHFAVAKAFHVSPFLPRDLEYRMSFSQPAERIGVHMADWQGDLKMFDATLNLTRQDLNRQTLHRHLMAFPWMTAKTCLAIYWQAMRLLVKRIPIFSHQAADGEYRAAAAQPKDSHHEKQ; from the coding sequence GTGAACAGCGCCCTCTACAGTGGTTGGATCAGCCACCGTCGATTTTCGCCACGCTCGCATGCGTTCACCTATCGCATTGGTCTGCTCTATCTGGATCTGGATGAGCAAGAGCACGTATTCGGGCTCTCGCCGCTGGCGGGAAACGGACGTTTCGCCGCGTTTTCATTCCGCGAGCGCGACTATCTGCCGAAACTGACCGGGCGTGGCGTGCCGCTGATAGAAGCGGCACGCGAGCTGGCAGGCAAAGCGCTGGGGCATATGCCGCTGGGCCGTGTCTGCCTGCTGACGCAAGCGCGCAGTTGGGGGTTGTCGTTCAACCCGGTCAGTTTTTTCTACTGCCATGAGGTAGACGGTACGCTGGCCGCCATCCTCTGCGAAGTCACCAATACGCCGTGGGGCGAGCGCTACAGTTATGTACTGCCAGCGACGGGTGAAGGCCATCAGCATTTTGCCGTGGCCAAAGCTTTTCATGTCTCACCGTTTCTGCCCCGCGACCTTGAGTACCGCATGAGCTTCAGCCAGCCTGCGGAGCGTATCGGGGTGCATATGGCGGACTGGCAGGGCGATCTGAAGATGTTCGACGCCACGCTCAACCTGACTCGGCAAGACCTCAATCGCCAGACGTTGCACCGTCACCTGATGGCGTTCCCGTGGATGACTGCGAAAACCTGTCTGGCCATCTATTGGCAAGCCATGCGCTTGCTGGTCAAACGCATTCCTATTTTTTCCCATCAGGCCGCCGACGGCGAATACCGTGCCGCCGCCGCGCAACCCAAGGACTCGCACCATGAAAAGCAGTAG
- the phrB gene encoding deoxyribodipyrimidine photo-lyase: MQLIWLRSDLRVHDNTALTAALQRGPTLAVYLLSPAQWRSHDDADCKVDFWLRNLVELEKALGKLNVPLLIREADTWDEAPEVLSTLCREFKVEGLHLNQEYGINETNRDLAVHKALEDDGVHFNSYLDQLLFKPGSILTKSGNYFQVFTQFKKACYTRLHAAMPPLVRTPAAQQALSIKSDRVPHQVKGFATPPDALRALWPAGEGEASRRMDAFADEQISYYKDERDFPAKPGTSQLSAYLAAGVISPRQCLHAALSSNHGEFETGDVGTVTWINELLWREFYKHTLVGYPRVSRHRAFRPETEALQWRNAPEELLAWQEARTGLPIIDAAMRQLLETGWMHNRLRMVVAMFLTKNLLIDWREGERFFMRHLIDGDLASNNGGWQWSSSTGTDSAPYFRIFNPLSQSERFDPEGVFIKRWLPELAGLNKKQIHDPASVGGLFGVADYPTPIVDLSKSRARALAAFKALPTRVPAAGADHG, from the coding sequence ATGCAACTGATCTGGCTGCGTAGCGACCTGCGCGTTCACGACAACACCGCCCTGACCGCCGCCCTGCAGCGTGGTCCGACGCTGGCGGTGTACCTGCTCAGCCCTGCGCAGTGGCGAAGTCATGACGATGCCGACTGTAAAGTCGATTTCTGGCTGCGCAACCTGGTCGAGCTGGAAAAAGCCCTTGGCAAACTGAACGTGCCGCTGCTGATTCGCGAGGCTGACACCTGGGACGAGGCACCTGAGGTGCTGTCGACCCTGTGCAGGGAGTTCAAGGTCGAGGGCCTGCACCTCAATCAGGAATACGGCATCAACGAAACCAACCGTGACCTGGCCGTGCACAAGGCGCTTGAAGACGACGGTGTGCATTTCAACAGTTACCTGGATCAACTGCTGTTCAAGCCGGGCAGCATCCTGACCAAGTCCGGCAACTACTTTCAGGTATTCACCCAGTTCAAGAAGGCCTGCTACACCCGGCTGCACGCCGCCATGCCGCCTCTCGTGCGTACCCCCGCTGCACAGCAGGCGCTGTCGATAAAAAGCGACCGGGTTCCGCACCAGGTGAAGGGTTTTGCCACGCCGCCGGATGCGTTACGCGCCCTGTGGCCGGCTGGCGAGGGTGAGGCCAGTCGCCGCATGGACGCTTTCGCAGACGAGCAGATCAGCTACTACAAGGACGAGCGGGACTTCCCGGCCAAGCCCGGCACCAGCCAGCTTTCGGCCTATCTCGCCGCCGGGGTCATTTCGCCCCGCCAGTGCCTGCACGCTGCCTTGAGCAGCAATCATGGGGAATTCGAGACCGGCGACGTGGGCACCGTGACCTGGATCAACGAACTGTTGTGGCGAGAATTCTACAAGCACACGCTGGTAGGCTACCCTCGTGTTTCACGTCATCGCGCTTTCAGACCCGAAACCGAAGCACTGCAATGGCGCAACGCCCCTGAAGAGCTGTTGGCATGGCAGGAAGCGCGCACCGGCCTGCCGATCATTGACGCCGCCATGCGTCAATTGCTGGAAACCGGATGGATGCACAATCGGCTAAGGATGGTCGTTGCCATGTTTCTCACGAAAAACCTGTTGATCGACTGGCGGGAAGGCGAGCGCTTTTTCATGCGCCACCTGATCGACGGCGACCTGGCGTCGAATAACGGCGGCTGGCAGTGGAGCTCGTCCACCGGCACCGACTCGGCCCCGTATTTCCGTATCTTCAACCCCTTGTCACAATCGGAAAGATTCGACCCCGAGGGCGTGTTCATCAAGCGCTGGCTGCCGGAGCTGGCAGGCCTGAACAAAAAGCAGATTCATGACCCCGCCTCTGTCGGCGGGCTATTTGGCGTAGCCGATTACCCGACACCCATCGTCGACTTGAGCAAAAGCCGCGCCCGCGCGCTGGCAGCATTCAAGGCGCTGCCAACCCGCGTGCCCGCCGCAGGGGCTGACCATGGCTGA
- a CDS encoding MerR family transcriptional regulator, with the protein MNEVETATDPEVPGEWLPIREVARQTGVNAVTLRAWERRYGLIVPHRTAKGHRLYSEEHVQRVMKILTWLNRGVSVSQVKNLIDDNRADALPPTNDWDALRQTLLAAIGELAERRVDDVFNQAMALYPPRTLCEQLLLPLLAELEQRWQGKFGAQLERTFFYSWLRSKFGARIYHNNRQLNGSPLLLVNQSDLPLEPHLWLAAWLVSSADCPVEVFDWPLPVGELALAAEYLKPRGILLYSSKALNIAQLPRLLANITCPVVLGGPTVQIHKADLLVQASEIAGLTLANDALSAQIELGKLGLI; encoded by the coding sequence ATGAATGAAGTAGAAACAGCTACCGATCCAGAGGTGCCGGGCGAATGGCTGCCCATCCGGGAAGTTGCACGGCAGACCGGCGTCAATGCTGTGACCCTGCGCGCCTGGGAGCGCCGTTATGGTTTGATCGTTCCGCACCGCACGGCCAAGGGGCATCGGCTGTATTCGGAAGAACATGTCCAGCGGGTCATGAAAATCCTGACGTGGCTCAACCGTGGCGTGTCGGTCAGCCAGGTCAAAAACCTGATCGACGACAACCGTGCGGACGCCCTGCCCCCGACCAATGACTGGGACGCCCTGCGTCAGACGCTGTTGGCAGCGATTGGCGAACTGGCCGAACGTCGCGTGGATGACGTATTCAATCAGGCCATGGCGCTGTATCCGCCGCGCACCCTGTGTGAACAACTGCTGCTGCCACTGCTGGCCGAGCTGGAACAGCGCTGGCAAGGCAAGTTCGGTGCTCAACTGGAGCGCACGTTTTTCTATTCATGGCTGCGCAGCAAGTTCGGCGCGCGCATCTATCACAACAACCGTCAGCTCAATGGGAGCCCGTTGCTGCTGGTCAATCAGTCCGATCTGCCGCTTGAACCGCACCTGTGGCTCGCGGCGTGGCTGGTCAGCAGCGCCGACTGCCCGGTCGAGGTGTTCGACTGGCCGCTGCCGGTCGGTGAACTGGCGCTGGCCGCCGAATACCTGAAGCCTCGCGGCATCCTGCTGTACTCCAGCAAGGCACTGAATATCGCCCAACTCCCCCGTTTGCTGGCCAATATCACCTGCCCTGTGGTGCTCGGTGGACCAACGGTACAGATCCATAAAGCCGATCTGCTCGTACAGGCAAGCGAGATAGCTGGCTTGACCCTTGCCAACGACGCGCTCAGCGCTCAGATCGAGCTGGGCAAGCTCGGACTTATCTAA
- a CDS encoding YkgJ family cysteine cluster protein: protein MDATLIPLADIHSETEVTCSTCAACCCQLEVMLITDTGVPERYIDNDEWGGEVMLRLDDGWCAALDRNTMMCTIYEKRPLICREFEAGAEDCLNERKGIATAYL from the coding sequence CTGGACGCCACACTTATTCCGCTCGCCGATATTCACAGCGAAACGGAAGTCACCTGCTCAACCTGTGCGGCCTGCTGCTGCCAACTGGAAGTGATGCTGATCACCGACACGGGCGTGCCTGAGCGCTATATCGATAACGACGAATGGGGTGGCGAGGTGATGTTGCGGCTGGATGACGGCTGGTGCGCAGCGCTGGATCGCAACACCATGATGTGCACGATCTACGAAAAGCGTCCCTTGATCTGTCGTGAGTTCGAAGCAGGAGCGGAAGATTGCCTGAACGAACGCAAAGGGATTGCGACGGCTTATCTTTGA
- a CDS encoding SAM-dependent methyltransferase, which produces MKSSSSSFSANLGTNGLTADILRRGVLRQVAGLRNGQLVVVEGGRRHMFGKSDALIQAEVHILDSAAWGMIASSGSIGAGEAFIHGYWTTPDLTAVVRVFVSNLDVLDAMEGGVARLTRPLIHGLHWLNRNTRKGSQKNIAAHYDLGNTLFEQFLDPTMMYSAAQFLNENDTLEQAQLNKLERICQKLALKPEDHLLEIGTGWGSMAIYAAQHYGCQVTTTTLSKEQFAYTQQKLVELGLQDRVTLLLTDYRDLTGEYDKLVSIEMIEAVGHRFLPTYFKQCASLLKSNGMMLLQAITIREQRYTQAKRNVDFIQRYIFPGGALPSVAKMLEIVGNDTDMNLLHMEDFGLHYARTLRLWYDNFRNAHGKLTELGYDEYFLRLWEFYLCYCEGGFLERTIGTAQLLLAKPDALREPLLGRFNA; this is translated from the coding sequence ATGAAAAGCAGTAGCAGCAGTTTTTCTGCCAATCTGGGGACCAATGGTCTGACTGCAGATATCCTGCGCCGAGGCGTTTTACGGCAGGTGGCAGGCCTGCGCAACGGTCAGTTGGTGGTCGTTGAAGGAGGCCGACGCCATATGTTCGGCAAGAGCGATGCGCTGATCCAGGCCGAAGTCCACATCCTGGATTCGGCGGCCTGGGGCATGATCGCCAGCAGTGGCTCGATCGGTGCTGGCGAGGCGTTCATCCATGGTTACTGGACCACGCCTGACCTGACAGCGGTGGTGCGGGTATTTGTCAGCAATCTGGATGTTCTCGACGCAATGGAAGGCGGTGTGGCGCGGCTGACCCGGCCTTTGATTCACGGTCTGCACTGGCTTAACCGCAACACCCGCAAAGGCTCGCAGAAAAACATCGCGGCTCACTATGACCTGGGCAACACACTGTTTGAACAGTTTCTCGATCCGACCATGATGTATTCGGCGGCACAGTTCCTGAATGAAAACGACACACTTGAACAGGCGCAACTGAACAAGCTGGAGCGTATCTGCCAGAAGCTGGCCCTGAAACCCGAAGATCACCTGCTGGAAATCGGCACCGGCTGGGGCAGTATGGCCATTTACGCTGCGCAGCATTATGGCTGCCAGGTGACCACCACCACGCTGTCCAAAGAGCAGTTCGCTTACACGCAGCAGAAGCTGGTCGAACTGGGCCTGCAGGATCGCGTGACGTTGCTGCTGACCGACTACCGGGACCTGACCGGTGAGTACGACAAGCTGGTGTCCATCGAAATGATCGAGGCGGTCGGCCACCGTTTCCTGCCAACCTACTTCAAGCAATGCGCCAGCTTGCTGAAGAGCAACGGCATGATGCTGCTGCAGGCAATCACCATTCGCGAACAACGCTATACCCAGGCCAAGCGCAATGTGGACTTCATCCAGCGCTATATTTTCCCCGGCGGCGCGCTGCCCTCGGTGGCAAAGATGCTCGAAATCGTCGGCAATGACACCGATATGAACCTGCTGCACATGGAAGACTTCGGCCTGCATTACGCCCGCACATTGCGCCTGTGGTACGACAATTTCAGAAACGCCCACGGCAAACTGACCGAACTGGGTTACGACGAGTACTTTTTGCGGCTTTGGGAGTTTTACCTGTGCTACTGCGAAGGGGGCTTCCTGGAGCGGACCATCGGCACCGCGCAACTGCTGCTGGCCAAGCCGGACGCGTTACGCGAACCACTGCTTGGGCGCTTCAATGCTTAA
- a CDS encoding YbgA family protein, which yields MPAIEKPKLGISACLMGAEVRFNGGHKESHLCTQALSKYFDFVQACPEVAIGMGIPREPIRLVGDADNPKALGTVNRDLDVTAALAEYGVQMADELGDICGYIFMQKSPSCGLERVKVYRENGAPVDGGGRGIYAQAFCERHPNLPVEEDGRLNDAVLRENFVTRVFAYAAWQQLLKDGITRRALTEFHSRYKYQLMANDPVQYKALGKMLGSMGRSDPNEIAPLYFSELMAALKKCATRSTHTNVLQHLCGYLKQTISSEDKQEIQQVISQYHQGIVPLIVPLTLLKHHFRQHPDPYVALQVYMQPHPENLSLRNAI from the coding sequence ATGCCCGCAATCGAAAAACCGAAACTCGGTATCAGTGCCTGCCTGATGGGCGCCGAAGTCCGTTTCAATGGTGGACACAAAGAGTCTCATTTGTGCACCCAGGCGTTGAGCAAGTATTTCGATTTCGTCCAGGCATGCCCTGAAGTCGCGATCGGCATGGGCATCCCGCGTGAGCCGATCAGACTGGTCGGTGATGCAGACAACCCCAAGGCGCTCGGCACGGTCAATCGCGACCTGGATGTGACCGCAGCACTGGCTGAATACGGTGTACAGATGGCCGATGAGCTGGGCGATATCTGCGGTTACATCTTTATGCAGAAGTCCCCGTCGTGTGGTCTGGAGCGGGTCAAGGTCTACCGTGAAAACGGTGCGCCGGTCGATGGCGGCGGGCGCGGCATCTATGCACAGGCTTTTTGCGAGCGCCATCCGAACCTGCCCGTCGAGGAAGACGGGCGTCTGAATGACGCCGTGCTGCGCGAGAACTTCGTGACCCGCGTGTTTGCCTACGCCGCCTGGCAGCAGTTGTTGAAAGACGGCATCACGCGTCGCGCCCTGACCGAATTCCACTCGCGCTACAAATATCAGCTGATGGCCAACGATCCGGTGCAGTACAAGGCACTGGGCAAAATGCTTGGCAGCATGGGCCGCAGTGATCCTAACGAAATCGCCCCGCTGTATTTCAGCGAGCTGATGGCGGCATTGAAAAAGTGCGCCACCCGCAGCACTCACACCAATGTCCTGCAACACCTGTGCGGCTACCTCAAGCAGACCATCAGCAGTGAAGACAAGCAGGAAATCCAGCAAGTGATCAGCCAGTACCATCAAGGCATCGTGCCGCTGATCGTACCGCTGACCCTGCTCAAGCATCATTTTCGCCAACATCCGGACCCGTATGTGGCGCTTCAGGTGTACATGCAACCCCATCCGGAAAATCTCAGCCTGCGAAATGCGATTTGA
- the murI gene encoding glutamate racemase: MPDIHMSHSSDAPVGIFDSGVGGLSVLNEIRQLLPSESLLYLADCGHIPYGEKSPEFIIERCLTIAGFFREQGAKALVVACNTATAAGVAHIRQRYPDWPIVGMEPAVKPAAEATRSGVVGVLATTGTLQSARFAALLDRFASDVQVVTQPCPGLVELIETGDLASPQIRELLARYVEPLLAARCDTVILGCTHYPFLKPLLREMLPESVTLIDTGAAVARQLQRLLSRSSLLARGPARDTVYWSSDIPDNFRKILRFLSQSAGNVRSFRL, encoded by the coding sequence ATGCCTGACATCCATATGAGCCACAGCAGTGATGCGCCGGTCGGGATCTTTGACTCCGGGGTGGGCGGGCTTTCGGTGCTGAATGAAATTCGCCAGTTATTGCCCAGCGAGTCGCTGTTGTACCTGGCGGACTGTGGGCATATTCCTTATGGCGAAAAAAGCCCTGAATTCATCATCGAGCGCTGCCTGACGATTGCCGGATTTTTCCGCGAGCAAGGGGCCAAAGCGCTGGTCGTTGCCTGCAATACCGCCACGGCTGCGGGTGTGGCGCATATTCGTCAGCGCTATCCGGACTGGCCGATTGTAGGCATGGAGCCTGCGGTAAAACCCGCGGCCGAGGCCACGCGCAGTGGCGTGGTCGGCGTGCTGGCGACCACCGGGACACTGCAAAGCGCCAGATTCGCTGCACTGCTGGATCGTTTTGCCAGTGACGTGCAGGTAGTGACGCAGCCTTGTCCGGGGCTGGTCGAGCTGATCGAAACCGGCGATCTGGCCAGCCCGCAGATTCGTGAGCTGTTGGCGCGCTATGTCGAGCCTTTGCTGGCAGCGCGCTGTGACACTGTGATTCTGGGCTGTACTCACTATCCGTTTCTCAAGCCGCTGCTGCGAGAGATGCTTCCGGAATCGGTCACCCTGATCGATACCGGTGCTGCGGTGGCGCGCCAGTTACAGCGTCTTTTGTCCCGCTCCAGTCTGCTTGCACGCGGTCCTGCGCGGGATACTGTGTACTGGTCTAGTGACATACCGGACAATTTCAGAAAAATCCTACGTTTTCTGTCGCAAAGTGCCGGCAATGTGAGAAGCTTCCGTTTGTAA
- a CDS encoding acyloxyacyl hydrolase, translating into MKRLFCLAVLSALMAGQASLAQADGVEFSVGQTGESTMTYRLGVQFDWDKTWLQSDIGRLTGYWDGAYTYWDGKDYKDNHSLSFSPVLVYEFGNSSVKPYVEAGIGVSVFSNTQVEDRKFGSAFNFEDRIGFGLRFAGGHEVGIRATHYSNAGIKQPNDGIESYALHYKMPF; encoded by the coding sequence ATGAAGAGACTCTTTTGCCTGGCCGTGCTCTCGGCCCTCATGGCAGGCCAGGCTTCACTGGCGCAGGCCGACGGCGTTGAATTTTCGGTTGGGCAGACCGGCGAGTCCACCATGACTTATCGCTTGGGTGTGCAGTTCGACTGGGATAAGACCTGGCTGCAAAGCGACATTGGCCGTCTGACCGGTTATTGGGACGGCGCCTACACCTACTGGGATGGCAAGGACTACAAGGATAACCACAGCCTGTCGTTCTCCCCGGTTCTGGTGTACGAATTCGGCAACAGCAGCGTGAAGCCTTACGTCGAAGCGGGTATCGGTGTTTCGGTGTTCTCCAACACTCAGGTTGAAGATCGCAAGTTCGGCTCGGCATTCAACTTCGAAGACCGCATCGGTTTCGGCCTGCGCTTCGCTGGCGGACATGAAGTCGGCATCCGTGCCACTCATTACTCCAACGCCGGCATCAAGCAGCCGAACGACGGTATCGAAAGCTACGCCCTGCATTACAAGATGCCGTTCTGA
- a CDS encoding NAD(P)/FAD-dependent oxidoreductase: protein MKVAVIGSGIAGLTSAYLLNRKHEVTVFESSDWIGGHTHTVDVQVEGRAYAIDTGFIVFNDWTYPNFIRLLGQLGVGFKPAEMSFSVHDPRTGVEYNGNNLNSLFAQRSNLLSPRFWGMLRDILRFNRQSVEDLENQRIAADTTLGEYLKKGAYGQRFVDHYIVPMGAAIWSMSLAEMLGFPLQFFVRFFKNHGLLSVTNRPQWCVIEGGSRSYVEPLTASFRERIRLSCPVTRVERDSKGVTVHSAEGSERFDQVVFACHSDQALALLAEPSSAEQSVLGALRYAENDVVLHTDTRLLPDRRLAWASWNYRLGGDAKQLAAVTYDMNILQGIDSDTTFCVSLNQTAAIDPATILGRYRYSHPQYSLEAIAAQARWQEINGVDHTWYCGAYWANGFHEDGVVSGLRVAQAFGETL, encoded by the coding sequence ATGAAAGTCGCAGTTATTGGCAGCGGGATCGCCGGGTTGACCAGTGCCTATCTGCTCAATCGCAAGCATGAGGTCACGGTATTCGAGTCCTCGGACTGGATTGGCGGGCATACCCACACCGTCGATGTGCAGGTCGAGGGTCGCGCCTATGCCATCGACACCGGTTTCATTGTGTTCAATGACTGGACCTACCCGAATTTCATTCGCCTGCTGGGCCAGCTGGGCGTGGGCTTCAAACCCGCTGAAATGAGCTTTTCGGTGCACGATCCGCGCACTGGCGTCGAATATAACGGCAACAACCTCAACAGCCTGTTTGCCCAACGCAGCAACCTGCTGTCGCCAAGGTTCTGGGGCATGCTGCGCGATATCCTGCGCTTCAACCGCCAGTCCGTCGAGGACCTGGAAAACCAGCGTATTGCGGCGGACACCACGCTCGGCGAGTACTTGAAAAAAGGCGCTTACGGGCAACGCTTCGTCGACCACTACATCGTGCCGATGGGCGCGGCGATCTGGTCAATGTCGCTGGCGGAAATGCTCGGCTTTCCGCTGCAATTCTTCGTGCGCTTCTTCAAGAACCACGGCCTGCTGTCGGTCACCAACCGGCCGCAATGGTGCGTGATAGAAGGCGGCTCCAGAAGTTATGTCGAGCCCCTGACTGCGTCGTTCCGGGAGCGAATTCGCCTGTCATGCCCGGTCACCCGCGTGGAACGCGACAGCAAAGGTGTCACGGTACATAGCGCCGAGGGCAGTGAGCGTTTCGACCAGGTGGTGTTTGCCTGCCATAGCGATCAGGCCCTGGCATTGCTGGCCGAACCGTCGAGCGCCGAACAATCGGTGCTTGGCGCGCTGCGCTACGCCGAAAACGATGTGGTGTTGCATACTGATACCCGTCTGCTGCCCGACCGCCGTCTGGCCTGGGCCAGCTGGAACTATCGTCTTGGCGGCGATGCTAAACAGTTGGCAGCCGTCACGTACGACATGAACATCCTGCAAGGCATCGACAGCGACACCACGTTCTGCGTGAGTCTGAATCAGACTGCGGCTATCGACCCGGCGACCATTCTTGGTCGCTACCGCTATTCGCATCCGCAATACAGCCTTGAGGCGATAGCCGCGCAAGCGCGCTGGCAGGAAATCAATGGCGTCGACCACACCTGGTATTGCGGTGCTTACTGGGCTAACGGCTTCCACGAAGACGGCGTCGTCAGTGGCTTGCGCGTGGCTCAGGCGTTCGGTGAAACCCTGTGA
- a CDS encoding SDR family NAD(P)-dependent oxidoreductase — protein MSTPGARRIWLTGASSGIGLALAKELLDAGHRLALTARTLEPLQNLATLYPEQVLLVTGDITDGLQVKSMGDRIAQEWGALDTAILNAGTCEYIDARNFEAAMVERVVRTNLLASSYCIQEALPLLRKGEQPHLVGVASAVTFLALPRAEAYGASKAGLRYLFEALRIDLASENIDVTIVSPGFVDTPLTQKNDFPMPMRWPVEKAAQYIAENLNRARRPLEIAFPTAFILSMKLLALFPARVRFAIGKRMARNETGHKDNQ, from the coding sequence ATGAGCACTCCTGGCGCACGACGTATCTGGTTGACCGGCGCCAGCAGTGGCATCGGTCTCGCTTTGGCAAAGGAATTACTCGACGCCGGGCATCGGCTGGCATTGACGGCCAGAACCCTGGAACCGCTACAGAATCTGGCGACCCTCTACCCGGAGCAGGTGCTGCTGGTCACCGGTGATATCACTGATGGCTTGCAAGTGAAATCCATGGGCGACCGCATCGCTCAGGAATGGGGCGCTCTGGACACTGCGATCCTCAATGCCGGGACTTGCGAATATATTGACGCCCGCAACTTCGAAGCGGCCATGGTCGAGCGCGTAGTGCGCACCAATCTGCTGGCCAGCAGTTACTGCATTCAGGAAGCGCTACCGTTGTTGCGCAAGGGCGAGCAGCCGCACCTGGTCGGTGTCGCCAGCGCAGTGACGTTCCTGGCACTGCCTCGCGCAGAAGCCTACGGCGCGTCGAAAGCCGGGCTGCGCTATCTGTTTGAAGCCCTGCGCATTGATCTGGCCAGCGAAAACATCGATGTAACCATCGTCAGCCCTGGGTTTGTAGATACCCCGCTGACGCAAAAAAACGATTTTCCAATGCCGATGCGCTGGCCCGTCGAAAAGGCCGCACAGTACATTGCCGAGAACCTCAACCGCGCACGGCGACCGCTTGAAATCGCCTTCCCGACGGCCTTCATCCTCAGTATGAAACTGTTGGCCCTGTTCCCGGCGCGCGTCAGATTCGCCATCGGCAAGCGCATGGCCCGCAACGAAACGGGCCATAAGGACAACCAATGA
- a CDS encoding TIGR02450 family Trp-rich protein, which yields MNQINPRKLLLSKWTAANPVNREKHFLVTELFKDEEGTVLEIELQAVLTQRSERLPWQVLQQADTWRMGWK from the coding sequence ATGAACCAGATCAATCCGCGCAAACTGCTGCTGTCCAAGTGGACAGCAGCCAACCCGGTCAATCGCGAAAAGCACTTTCTGGTCACCGAACTGTTCAAGGACGAAGAAGGCACGGTGCTGGAAATCGAACTGCAGGCCGTGCTGACCCAGCGCAGCGAGCGGCTGCCGTGGCAGGTTTTGCAACAAGCGGACACATGGCGCATGGGCTGGAAGTAG